The Geomonas ferrireducens genome includes a window with the following:
- a CDS encoding COG1470 family protein yields MGNTAFAAYQPDLMVRLAGESDASYLGGGIYEGSATLQSRSQAAYSGIPARFAVLLVNAGDRPDRFLVTGPGSGSAFKVSYTDPGGVDRAAAISGAGYLTPELPPGGSTLLVVQVTPVLFTLGASYRVPLTAVSTGDALAVDQVKTETVACGQTAAVTVSAPPDGVGGPGTVVNYPYIVTNVGNTVNSFVLSVSGGSGWKGELFADDGAGGGVAGDGVREAGETRICATTGTLAPGASFRFFLAVTVPESGSDGARCDHLLAATGEGASGSDQVGTRAAAPVVGLAEAVRNITRGGVFEASAEAIPGDEIQYRMGITNSGSAPAAKVNLESPIPAGLSVAADTLFVSLSPAGDGTPCAAAECGTARIQEGGIVAQLGQGAGDAAGGSIAPGRTVYIFFKAQVQ; encoded by the coding sequence ATGGGAAACACGGCCTTCGCGGCCTACCAGCCCGACCTCATGGTCCGGCTTGCGGGCGAGTCCGATGCGTCGTACCTGGGGGGAGGCATCTACGAGGGGAGCGCGACCCTGCAGTCGCGGTCGCAGGCCGCCTACTCCGGAATCCCGGCGCGTTTTGCCGTGCTGCTCGTGAACGCGGGGGACCGGCCGGACCGCTTCCTCGTTACCGGGCCCGGCAGCGGAAGCGCCTTCAAGGTCAGCTACACCGATCCCGGCGGGGTGGACCGCGCCGCCGCCATCTCCGGCGCCGGCTACCTGACGCCGGAGCTCCCTCCCGGAGGCTCAACCCTGCTCGTGGTCCAGGTGACCCCGGTTCTCTTCACCCTGGGTGCCAGTTACCGCGTCCCCCTCACTGCGGTCTCCACCGGCGACGCGCTCGCCGTGGACCAGGTGAAGACCGAGACCGTCGCCTGCGGCCAGACCGCCGCGGTCACCGTTTCCGCCCCGCCGGATGGCGTGGGTGGTCCCGGCACCGTGGTGAACTACCCGTACATCGTCACCAACGTCGGCAACACGGTGAACAGCTTCGTCCTTTCCGTTAGCGGCGGGAGCGGGTGGAAAGGGGAGCTCTTCGCCGACGACGGAGCGGGAGGGGGCGTCGCCGGGGACGGGGTGCGCGAGGCTGGTGAAACGCGCATCTGCGCGACCACCGGGACCCTGGCGCCCGGTGCGTCCTTCCGTTTCTTTCTGGCGGTCACCGTCCCCGAGTCCGGCAGCGACGGGGCGCGCTGCGACCACCTCCTTGCCGCAACGGGCGAGGGGGCAAGCGGCAGCGACCAGGTGGGGACCCGTGCGGCCGCCCCGGTCGTAGGTCTTGCCGAAGCGGTGCGCAACATCACCAGGGGGGGCGTCTTTGAGGCGAGCGCCGAGGCGATTCCCGGCGACGAGATCCAGTACCGGATGGGGATCACGAACAGCGGCTCCGCCCCCGCAGCGAAAGTGAACCTGGAAAGCCCCATCCCGGCGGGGCTTTCCGTCGCTGCCGACACCCTCTTCGTCTCGCTCTCCCCAGCGGGGGATGGAACCCCATGCGCCGCCGCCGAGTGCGGCACGGCCCGGATACAGGAAGGTGGCATCGTGGCCCAGCTCGGCCAGGGGGCGGGGGA
- a CDS encoding DUF4911 domain-containing protein encodes METASRYYQLANRDIVYMKYILEAHEGLTTMSTVDGKRGIVRVNYPVCFAETVDEMMRALAGEITVTEVTEEGEPCSKG; translated from the coding sequence ATGGAAACCGCAAGCCGTTACTACCAGTTGGCCAACCGCGACATCGTCTACATGAAGTACATCCTGGAGGCGCACGAGGGGCTCACCACCATGAGCACCGTCGACGGCAAGCGCGGCATCGTCCGCGTCAACTACCCGGTATGTTTCGCAGAAACGGTGGACGAGATGATGCGGGCCTTGGCCGGGGAGATCACGGTGACCGAGGTGACCGAGGAGGGTGAGCCATGCTCGAAGGGATAG
- a CDS encoding TldD/PmbA family protein, producing the protein MLEGIDCAALLKRALAAGGEFADIYYEDGAYTTVVCEDGKVERVLAAADRGVGIRVISGFSTAYAYTNQLDYRSLLQLAETVSHGVRSGLPAPDFNLCAPRLAPGQAVSLPPDQVELVRKVELVNRADVAARGFDARVRQVLAVYRDSRVKTQSVNSLGEFHEDDACASVFMVQVVAQDGKETQTGYEPVGGSRGFELFDAISPEELAITAAGRSVMMLGAQKSPAGRLPVVLSSEAGGTMVHEAIGHGLEADLVQAGTSVYRGRVGQKVASELITVIDDATIPYARGTFGFDGEGTAAQRTILVEDGVLKGYLYDRLSAMKEGCASTGNGRRESYRCRPIVRMTNTLIAPGKSDPADIVKSVSKGLFVKRMGGGQVNTVNGDFVFEVSEGYLVENGVIGEPVRGATLAGNGPEVLGQIAMVGNDLGFGIGTCGKDGQGVPVADAQPTLLIPAITVGGAR; encoded by the coding sequence ATGCTCGAAGGGATAGACTGCGCGGCGCTTTTGAAACGCGCCCTCGCCGCCGGTGGTGAGTTCGCCGACATCTACTACGAGGACGGCGCCTACACAACGGTCGTCTGTGAGGACGGCAAGGTTGAGCGCGTGCTGGCCGCGGCGGACCGCGGCGTCGGCATCAGGGTCATCTCCGGCTTCTCCACCGCCTACGCCTACACGAACCAGCTCGACTACCGCTCGCTTTTGCAACTGGCCGAGACGGTGAGCCACGGCGTTCGCTCCGGACTCCCCGCCCCTGATTTCAACCTCTGCGCGCCGCGCCTCGCGCCGGGACAGGCCGTCTCGCTGCCGCCGGACCAGGTTGAGCTCGTGCGCAAGGTCGAGCTGGTGAACCGGGCCGACGTCGCCGCGCGCGGCTTCGATGCGCGCGTCCGCCAGGTGCTGGCGGTATACCGCGACTCCCGGGTGAAGACCCAGTCGGTGAACTCCCTCGGTGAGTTCCACGAGGACGACGCCTGCGCCTCCGTCTTCATGGTGCAGGTGGTGGCCCAGGACGGAAAAGAGACCCAGACCGGATACGAGCCGGTGGGTGGAAGCCGCGGCTTCGAGCTCTTCGACGCCATCTCGCCTGAGGAACTCGCGATCACGGCGGCAGGGCGCAGCGTGATGATGCTCGGCGCGCAGAAGTCCCCAGCCGGACGACTGCCGGTGGTTCTTTCCAGCGAGGCGGGGGGGACCATGGTGCACGAGGCGATCGGACACGGCCTCGAGGCGGACCTGGTGCAGGCAGGGACCTCGGTCTACCGCGGTCGCGTGGGGCAAAAGGTCGCCTCCGAGCTCATCACCGTAATCGACGATGCCACCATCCCCTACGCACGCGGCACCTTCGGCTTCGACGGCGAAGGGACGGCAGCGCAGCGCACCATCCTGGTGGAAGACGGGGTCCTCAAGGGTTATCTCTACGACCGGCTCTCCGCGATGAAGGAGGGATGCGCCTCCACCGGCAACGGGCGGCGCGAGTCGTACCGCTGCCGTCCCATCGTGCGCATGACCAACACCCTCATCGCACCGGGCAAGAGCGATCCGGCTGACATAGTTAAAAGCGTATCCAAGGGGCTCTTCGTCAAACGGATGGGGGGCGGTCAGGTGAACACGGTGAACGGCGACTTCGTCTTCGAGGTGTCGGAAGGTTACCTGGTGGAAAACGGTGTGATAGGGGAACCGGTGCGCGGGGCGACGCTGGCGGGTAACGGCCCGGAGGTACTCGGGCAGATCGCGATGGTGGGGAACGACCTCGGTTTCGGCATCGGCACCTGCGGCAAGGACGGCCAGGGGGTACCGGTCGCCGACGCGCAACCCACCCTCCTCATCCCGGCCATCACCGTCGGCGGCGCGCGCTAA
- a CDS encoding C13 family peptidase, protein MPNEPDMHKAPEAAPITETDRPDAPAEDATATACGAEETGLPLRPEPAPRRALFLQLGRDLLDGVRGVLFLRSELETLSTLPANLVMLVLADLAFNLLVSFLLVGRGGSFYSNSLPYFLFYLPLFLLFGVAAQRLLAPRSGVVPLAAALVAFSIPVEFCHGALEWLAQWRRFEVLSDYLSAPHYYRFFGWWAAASLVFLLRLKARNLSRRVGIALLFLALVATPLWFFQRGDLWASGEGGNESGALTIDDEVLSAQQRLLEGELSRLRHGRPGVTDLYFVGFAGDASQDVFLKELTVARQTFDGRFGTAGRSVLLVNNPQSATALPFATVGNLERALARVGEVMNRDEDVLFLYLSSHGSRDHELAVSNAPLELKQVTPELLKRLLVKSGIRYKVVVVSACFSGGFVEPLRDAGSLVITASDATHESFGCGFGENFTWFGEAFVGQALKETFSFTKAFEKSRETIGKWEEERGETPSNPQIWIGDRVLPVLERLQKELEHRGGGSR, encoded by the coding sequence ATGCCCAATGAACCTGACATGCATAAGGCGCCCGAAGCAGCACCTATAACGGAAACGGACCGTCCCGACGCCCCGGCCGAGGACGCCACGGCGACCGCCTGCGGGGCGGAGGAGACCGGCCTCCCGCTGCGCCCGGAGCCTGCGCCGCGTCGCGCACTTTTCCTGCAGCTCGGCCGCGACCTCCTGGACGGGGTGCGCGGCGTGCTCTTTCTGCGCAGCGAACTGGAGACGCTCAGCACCCTCCCCGCCAACCTGGTCATGCTGGTTTTGGCCGACTTAGCCTTCAACCTGCTGGTCTCCTTCCTGCTCGTCGGGCGCGGCGGCAGTTTCTACTCGAACTCGCTGCCGTACTTCCTCTTCTACCTGCCGCTCTTTCTCCTCTTCGGGGTCGCGGCACAGCGGCTTCTAGCGCCCAGGTCCGGGGTCGTCCCCCTCGCGGCGGCGCTGGTCGCTTTCAGCATCCCGGTTGAGTTCTGCCACGGCGCACTCGAGTGGCTCGCGCAGTGGCGGCGCTTCGAAGTCCTCTCCGATTACCTCTCCGCCCCGCATTACTACCGCTTCTTCGGGTGGTGGGCCGCGGCGTCGCTCGTTTTTCTCCTGCGCCTTAAAGCACGCAACCTTTCACGCCGTGTCGGGATCGCTTTGCTGTTTCTCGCCCTTGTGGCGACCCCTTTATGGTTTTTCCAGCGCGGCGACCTCTGGGCAAGCGGCGAGGGTGGGAACGAGAGCGGCGCGCTCACCATCGATGACGAGGTGCTGAGCGCCCAGCAAAGGCTTCTGGAGGGTGAGCTTTCACGCTTGCGGCACGGCCGCCCCGGCGTCACCGACCTTTACTTCGTGGGCTTTGCCGGCGACGCCTCGCAGGACGTTTTCCTGAAGGAGCTGACCGTTGCTCGGCAGACCTTCGACGGCCGTTTCGGCACGGCCGGACGATCGGTGCTCCTGGTGAACAACCCGCAGAGTGCTACCGCGCTTCCCTTCGCCACGGTCGGGAACCTGGAGCGTGCCCTCGCGCGGGTGGGCGAGGTGATGAACCGCGACGAGGACGTCCTTTTCCTTTACCTCAGCTCGCACGGCTCGCGGGACCACGAGCTCGCCGTCAGCAACGCCCCCCTTGAGCTGAAGCAGGTCACCCCGGAACTCCTCAAACGGCTGCTCGTCAAATCCGGCATCCGTTACAAGGTGGTCGTCGTTTCCGCCTGCTTCTCGGGGGGCTTCGTCGAGCCGCTCAGGGACGCGGGGAGCCTCGTCATCACCGCGTCGGACGCGACGCACGAGTCGTTTGGTTGCGGCTTCGGGGAGAACTTCACCTGGTTCGGTGAGGCCTTCGTCGGCCAAGCGCTGAAGGAGACCTTCAGCTTCACCAAGGCCTTCGAGAAAAGCCGTGAGACCATCGGAAAGTGGGAAGAGGAGAGGGGGGAGACCCCGTCGAACCCGCAGATATGGATCGGCGACCGGGTCCTGCCGGTTCTGGAGAGGCTGCAAAAGGAACTCGAGCATAGAGGGGGCGGCTCGAGGTAG
- a CDS encoding class II 3-deoxy-7-phosphoheptulonate synthase, with product MTINKWSKSSWRSFPAKQQPVWPGEAALDDTLKTLSQLPPLVFAGECQTLRAGLAEAVEGKAFVLQCGDCAEDFSRCTGPDIRELLKVILQMAVVVAYAGEKRVLKIGRMAGQYAKPRSSDTELVDGVELPSYRGDMVNLPDATLEARTPDPRRMLEGYYRAAATLNLVRSFTLGGYAALDRVQAWHRASLDALPAGQKYEDLVRQIWKTINFMTAIGLDPQHTPQLNQVTLYTSHEALLLDYEEALTRMDSTTGGWYDCSGHMLWIGDRTRQLDGAHVEFLRGVKNPLGMKIGPNYDIDNIKAIVERLNPENEAGRLTLITRFGADKVSGYLPKLLREMQREGYKVVWSCDPMHGNTYQNEFGQKSRKFEDIIREIKTFWEIHKSEGTVAGGVHLELTGDHVTECTGGSRQLLDKHLHQNYQTNCDPRLNAEQSVELAFELAEMLHPCK from the coding sequence ATGACGATCAACAAATGGTCCAAGTCGAGCTGGCGTTCCTTTCCCGCCAAGCAGCAGCCGGTATGGCCGGGAGAAGCGGCGCTGGACGACACGCTGAAGACGCTGTCCCAGCTCCCGCCGCTGGTTTTCGCCGGGGAGTGCCAGACCCTCCGGGCGGGGCTCGCCGAAGCGGTCGAGGGGAAGGCGTTCGTGCTGCAGTGCGGAGACTGCGCCGAGGACTTTTCGCGCTGCACCGGGCCGGACATAAGGGAGCTTCTGAAGGTCATCCTGCAGATGGCGGTCGTCGTCGCCTACGCGGGGGAGAAGCGCGTCCTCAAGATCGGGAGGATGGCGGGACAGTACGCGAAGCCCCGTTCTTCCGACACGGAGCTCGTGGACGGTGTGGAACTCCCAAGCTACCGCGGCGACATGGTGAACCTCCCTGACGCGACGCTGGAGGCAAGGACACCCGACCCGCGCCGCATGCTGGAAGGCTACTACCGCGCCGCGGCGACCCTCAACCTGGTCCGCTCCTTCACCCTGGGTGGCTACGCCGCCCTGGACCGCGTGCAGGCGTGGCACCGCGCCTCGCTTGACGCCCTTCCCGCCGGGCAGAAGTACGAGGACCTGGTGCGCCAGATCTGGAAGACCATCAACTTCATGACCGCGATCGGCCTCGACCCGCAGCACACCCCGCAGTTGAACCAGGTCACCCTGTACACCTCGCACGAGGCGCTCCTGCTCGATTACGAAGAGGCGCTCACCCGCATGGATTCCACCACCGGCGGCTGGTACGACTGCAGCGGGCACATGCTCTGGATCGGCGACCGCACCCGGCAGTTGGATGGGGCGCACGTCGAGTTCCTGCGCGGCGTGAAAAATCCGCTCGGCATGAAGATCGGCCCGAACTACGACATCGACAACATCAAGGCGATCGTGGAGCGGCTGAACCCTGAGAACGAGGCGGGGCGCCTGACCCTGATCACCCGTTTCGGGGCCGATAAGGTTTCCGGTTACCTCCCGAAGCTTTTGCGCGAGATGCAGCGCGAGGGGTACAAGGTGGTCTGGAGCTGCGACCCGATGCACGGCAACACCTACCAGAACGAGTTCGGGCAGAAGTCGAGGAAGTTCGAGGACATTATCCGGGAGATCAAGACCTTCTGGGAGATCCACAAGTCCGAGGGGACCGTGGCTGGGGGGGTACACCTGGAGCTCACCGGCGACCACGTCACCGAGTGCACCGGCGGCAGCCGTCAGCTCCTCGACAAGCACCTGCACCAGAACTACCAGACCAACTGCGATCCGCGCCTGAACGCGGAGCAGAGCGTCGAGCTCGCCTTCGAGCTCGCCGAGATGCTGCACCCCTGCAAATAG
- a CDS encoding tetratricopeptide repeat protein: MKRQKLAGAADPAPETLYHRFRIPVHLLLMMLLGIAAYSNTLHSPFVLDDIPSIIDNETIRDLSRFFGGEGRAFNPRRVVGYFTFALNYRWGALDPFGYHLFNIFIHVLNAWVLYFLLRVTLRTPFFGTGKVHRSLELLPLFAALLFVVHPVQTQAVTYIVQRLASLVTLFYLLTLFCYARGRVLLTPGGAGEHGQRKPLVPFVYFSAALLFALLAAQTKEVAATLPLALLLYDFCFFQPSRKRNLLLGAGAALFVLAAAVVVLKAGKPLGELLSDVNELSRETVNISRGDYLITQFSVIATYLRLLVLPVNQNLDYDYPVYHSLFAPQVFFSFLLLLGLCAVAVVQLRSSSVSGFGKGDELDEDRQVKGGLGRMIAFGILWFFLTLSVESSVIPIADVIFEHRVYLPSAGAFTALIAALLLGCRNLPMRAVAGGAALLVVVFAVVTWQRNTVWESQLTLWGDVIAKSPEKSRANNHYGVALSKVGRVPEAMEYLKKALQINPRNPVALYNLGRLFDETGNIDTAVSCYEAAVALQPDLDAAYNNLAVDCLLKGDDRRAIDYYQVVLKRKPNFAEARNNLGFALLRNGKVEEAVAEFKTAISVHPGYAKAYSNLGEAYLAKGDLDAALAQFQEAVRLKPEDAVAQENLTRALQKKGGGR, from the coding sequence ATGAAGAGGCAGAAGCTTGCCGGTGCGGCTGATCCCGCCCCTGAAACCCTTTACCACCGATTCCGCATCCCGGTGCACCTGTTGCTGATGATGCTCCTGGGCATCGCCGCCTACAGCAATACCCTGCATTCCCCGTTCGTCCTCGACGACATCCCCTCCATCATAGACAACGAGACCATCCGGGACCTCTCCCGTTTCTTCGGGGGCGAGGGGAGGGCGTTCAATCCCCGCCGCGTCGTCGGGTACTTCACCTTTGCCCTCAATTACCGGTGGGGCGCCCTTGATCCCTTCGGATACCACCTCTTCAACATCTTCATCCACGTCCTTAACGCGTGGGTGCTCTACTTCCTGCTGCGGGTGACCCTGCGGACCCCCTTCTTCGGGACCGGAAAAGTGCACCGGAGCCTGGAACTGCTGCCGCTTTTTGCCGCGCTTCTCTTCGTGGTCCACCCGGTGCAGACGCAGGCGGTGACTTACATCGTGCAGCGGCTGGCCTCGCTGGTCACCCTTTTCTACCTGCTGACCCTGTTCTGCTACGCCCGGGGAAGGGTGCTCCTTACGCCGGGCGGTGCCGGGGAGCACGGGCAAAGAAAACCGCTGGTTCCCTTCGTGTACTTCTCGGCGGCGCTTTTGTTCGCACTCCTCGCGGCACAGACCAAGGAGGTGGCGGCGACGCTGCCGCTAGCGCTGCTCCTCTACGACTTCTGCTTTTTCCAACCCAGCCGGAAACGTAACCTCCTTCTCGGCGCCGGGGCGGCACTTTTCGTTCTCGCTGCGGCTGTCGTCGTGCTGAAGGCCGGAAAGCCTCTCGGGGAGCTCCTCTCGGACGTGAACGAGCTCAGCCGCGAGACGGTCAACATCTCGCGCGGCGATTACCTGATCACCCAGTTCAGCGTCATCGCGACCTACCTGCGTCTGCTGGTCCTCCCGGTAAACCAGAACCTCGATTACGACTACCCGGTGTACCACTCACTGTTCGCGCCACAGGTGTTCTTCTCATTCCTACTGTTGCTGGGGCTCTGCGCGGTCGCAGTGGTGCAACTGCGCTCCTCCTCCGTTTCCGGTTTCGGAAAAGGAGATGAGTTGGACGAAGACCGGCAGGTGAAGGGGGGGCTGGGGAGGATGATCGCCTTCGGGATCCTCTGGTTTTTCCTGACCCTCTCCGTCGAATCGAGCGTGATACCCATCGCGGACGTCATCTTCGAGCACCGCGTCTACCTCCCCTCAGCGGGCGCCTTCACCGCCCTCATCGCCGCCCTCCTGCTCGGATGCCGCAACCTTCCAATGCGCGCCGTCGCCGGGGGAGCGGCGCTCCTGGTAGTAGTGTTTGCCGTGGTTACCTGGCAGCGAAACACGGTGTGGGAGAGTCAGCTCACCCTCTGGGGGGACGTGATCGCCAAGTCGCCGGAGAAGTCCAGGGCGAACAACCACTACGGCGTCGCCCTCTCCAAGGTGGGGCGTGTTCCGGAGGCGATGGAGTACCTCAAAAAGGCGCTGCAGATAAACCCGCGCAACCCGGTCGCACTGTACAACCTGGGGAGGCTTTTCGACGAGACCGGGAACATCGACACCGCCGTCAGCTGCTACGAGGCGGCCGTTGCCCTGCAGCCCGATCTCGACGCCGCCTACAACAACCTCGCCGTCGATTGCCTGCTGAAGGGGGACGACAGGCGCGCCATCGATTACTACCAGGTCGTGCTGAAACGGAAACCGAACTTCGCCGAAGCGCGCAACAACTTGGGGTTTGCGCTCCTCAGAAACGGGAAGGTGGAGGAGGCGGTGGCCGAGTTCAAGACGGCCATCTCGGTGCACCCCGGCTACGCGAAGGCGTACAGCAACCTGGGCGAGGCGTACCTCGCAAAGGGAGATCTTGATGCGGCGCTTGCGCAGTTCCAGGAAGCTGTGCGGCTGAAACCTGAGGACGCCGTGGCGCAGGAAAACCTCACACGGGCGTTGCAGAAAAAAGGGGGAGGGCGCTAG
- a CDS encoding leucyl aminopeptidase, with translation MRIEVSVANPLQYETPALVVGCFEDEQDQLFLDLDAALGGLLQRLAESREFSGKKGTSRLIHTLGKFPAERLLLVGLGKKKELGRERLRQAAGNAVQALRGARVASFGSALHRAGELPDGVEAVAVGMLLGSYSFDLYKTKEKEQRFSFDTATVLVASEAELDEQRQAAGRAEILCEAVALARDLVSHPGNVVTPVYLAHTALGLAERNGLDCRIYELDELEQMGMNALIGVGKGAAIAPRLIVLQYHGGKGRPTVLVGKGITFDSGGISIKPGAGMEAMKTDMAGSAAVLGTMEAAARLRLPVNLIGIIPTAENMPDGNAFKPGDVLTSLSGTTIEITNTDAEGRLILCDALHFAQQFKPAAMVDLATLTGACVVALGHEASGLMGNDQRLIDALRRAGEESGERVWQLPLWEEYGEVMKSDIADLKNSGSRDGGSISAGWFLKQFVGETRWAHLDIAGTAWNDKPRPYAPKGATGVGVRLLIEFLQAR, from the coding sequence ATGAGAATTGAGGTATCCGTCGCTAACCCGTTGCAATACGAGACTCCGGCGCTTGTCGTCGGATGTTTTGAGGATGAGCAGGACCAGTTGTTCCTCGATCTTGATGCCGCGCTCGGGGGGCTGCTCCAGCGCCTTGCGGAGAGCCGCGAGTTTTCCGGCAAGAAGGGGACGTCGCGCCTCATCCACACGCTGGGCAAGTTCCCCGCCGAACGGCTTTTGCTCGTAGGTTTGGGCAAGAAGAAGGAGCTTGGCAGGGAACGCCTGCGCCAGGCCGCCGGTAACGCGGTTCAGGCGCTGCGGGGCGCGCGTGTCGCCTCTTTTGGCAGCGCTCTGCATCGCGCCGGGGAGCTTCCCGACGGTGTCGAGGCGGTTGCCGTCGGCATGCTCTTGGGAAGCTACAGCTTCGATCTTTACAAGACCAAGGAGAAAGAGCAGCGCTTCAGTTTCGACACGGCGACCGTGCTGGTGGCGTCGGAAGCCGAGTTGGATGAGCAGCGACAGGCAGCGGGCCGTGCCGAGATCCTATGCGAGGCGGTGGCGCTTGCACGGGACCTCGTTTCCCACCCGGGGAACGTGGTGACCCCCGTCTACTTGGCCCATACCGCCCTGGGCTTGGCCGAGCGAAACGGGCTCGACTGCAGGATCTACGAGCTGGACGAGTTGGAGCAGATGGGGATGAACGCCCTCATCGGGGTCGGCAAGGGTGCGGCGATCGCGCCGCGCCTGATCGTGCTGCAATACCACGGCGGCAAGGGGCGCCCCACGGTCCTGGTCGGCAAAGGGATCACCTTCGACTCCGGCGGGATTTCCATAAAGCCCGGTGCCGGGATGGAGGCGATGAAGACCGACATGGCGGGCAGCGCCGCGGTACTCGGGACCATGGAGGCGGCCGCGCGGCTGAGGCTCCCCGTAAACCTGATCGGTATCATCCCGACCGCCGAGAACATGCCCGACGGCAACGCCTTCAAGCCGGGGGACGTCCTCACCTCCCTCTCCGGGACCACCATCGAGATCACCAACACCGACGCCGAAGGGCGCCTGATCCTCTGCGACGCGCTCCACTTCGCCCAGCAGTTCAAGCCTGCCGCCATGGTGGACCTCGCCACGCTCACGGGTGCCTGCGTGGTCGCACTGGGACACGAGGCGAGCGGGCTCATGGGTAACGACCAGCGCCTCATCGACGCCCTAAGGCGTGCCGGCGAGGAAAGCGGGGAAAGGGTATGGCAGCTTCCCCTTTGGGAGGAGTATGGCGAAGTGATGAAGAGCGACATCGCCGACCTCAAGAACTCCGGGAGCCGGGACGGCGGGAGCATCTCGGCGGGGTGGTTCCTGAAGCAGTTC